The genomic stretch gttctcggcagtgttgtccaccaggatgtcaacatgcgGCAGAGGGAAGTCGTGATACGAATATGCCTACCATTTCATCTTAGACTATGTTCAATGTATTTTGTACATTGTTTTTGATGTTGGACTATGTTCAATGTCTTTCCTTCAAGCATTTGTATTTAGACTACAAGTAGTAGGATTAGATTCAATGTTAGTTGTTATTTcttttaatataaatagaggcctttggcCATCATTTGTAAGATAGATACATGGAAGAGAGAAttgagatgaaaaaaaaagatcGATGCGTTCGATAAAATTTGTTAGAGTTTGACGCGATCAAGCTTTAGCCCGAGtaatattcaataggtcttgagtattCTCACCATTACTCGTGTTATAGATCTAGCACCGAGTAAATATCCCATTGACTTGAATTCGACACATGAATTCAAGGCAAATATCCATTTCGTTGAAAACTGGACAAATTTTCACTGAAAAAATACATGATAGTTGGGACGCTTACGATGCCATTTCTTTTTCATGGGTTTCAGTAGGAGGCAGGAGGATTGAGGCCACCCAAAATACGGAAAAAGAAAGGGCTAAGGGATAAGAGAAAAGTGTACCACTAATCTGTTGTGTGTTGTGGATTAAAACACACACAACCCAAAACCcagagaagagaaaaagaaacaaaacaaaaatggAGAGTGTCATGAGCGTATGCAATAGCAGCAGCAGCTCTACTCTCGCTTTTTCTCTTAACAACACCAGAAGAAACCCTATCACCTCCATTCCTGTACCTAAGCTTGCTTCCTTGGGTTCCGCTTCCGCGTTCCCCGCTTCCACCTTCACCATTTCCACTTCTCACCGCCGCCCCCGCCCCGTCAAGACTCTCCATTGTTCTCTTTCCGGCGCTACCGCCGCTTCTCCGTATGGTATTTTACTCCCTCTgtttcggtcatttgtttacctttgttttTTCTGTTAGCGGACTTTTATAGTAATTAGTTAGCGGTGAGCTGGTAACAATAAGAAATTGAAATTCCTTCAGTTCACACTTCACCCAATcatgtattttaatcaaaggtaaacaaattgaGACGGAAGGCCGTGGCGGAACTAATAACTAAATAGCTGATAGGATTGTATCCCTAAGAGCGGCCCTAGGCCTAaacaataaaaatttgaaattattttagGTCACCTTATTGAATTATTCCCCCTGTCGAACCCCCAATCGTTTATTTTGTTTGTTAGAGGTACTTtcaccaaaggtaaacaaatgattgagacggagtgaTTAATATTAATGTTGTTTGGCAGAGAAAAAGAGCCAATTGTTGAGGAGAAATGATGTGAGGAACATAGCTATTGTAGCTCATGTCGACCATGGCAAGACTACTCTTGTTGACGCCATGCTCAAGCAAGCCAAGGTCTAGTCTACTACCCACTCGTTTTAGTCGTGACTCGTTTCTTATCTTATGCCTTGCTTATGCCTGAGCTTTACTTCTTTCGTTCTCTAGGTGTTCCGGGACAACCAGTTTGTTCAAGAGAGGATTATGGACTCTAATGATCTTGAACGTGAACGTGGGATTACTATTCTTAGTAAAAATACCTCCATCACTTTCAAGGATACCAAAATCAACATTATTGATACTCCTGGACATTCTGACTTTGGTGGTGAAGTCGAGCGTATCCTCAATATGGTTGAGGGTGTTCTTTTAGTTGTTGACTCTGTTGAGGGTCCTATGCCACAAACACGTTTTGTTCTCAAGAAGGCCCTTGAATTTGGACTTGCTGTTGTCGTTGTGGTTAATAAGATTGATAGACCTTCTGCCCGCCCTGATTTTGTTATCAACTCCACTTTCGAACTTTTCATTGAATTGAATGCAAATGACGAGcaggtagttttttttttttaaaaaaaacgctATTCATTGTGCATCAATTTCATAACATTTTGCTTAATAAGCTAGAACCTGAGCTGCTGTATCTTTCTGGCGCATCATGTCTGACCAACGCCACAGTTGACTGCAGTGGGTTTTCCGGTTCATTTAGCTTTATTCTAAActgattcaatttttttttccgtGTGAAGTGTGATTTCCAAGTAATTTATGCAAGCGGCATCCATGGGAAGGCTGGGCTTTCGCATGACAAACTGGCAGATGATCTTGGACCTCTTTTCGAGACTATAGTTAGATGCATCCCAGGGCCACGCATTGAAGCAGGCCCCTTGCAAATGCTTGTAAGTGGTCACTTCTTAAGTTCGACCGAAATTTTTGTTGACTGTAAATCTGTAATAGCTGTAAACTGTTTCCTTCAACTGTATAAGATTGGTGTTTCATAAAAACTGCATAGAGATCCCTCGTGGTACCTCAAGTTCATTACTCATTATTATCCATGTCAAAATGTGTTGTTAGATTCACTTCTAGCAAATTCAGGTATTTCGTATACAAGCAAAATTGTTATTGCAGCCAAGTCCTATAAAccaagttattttttttttttttgttagcaTTGATATTGATAGCTTTCAGGCTTTCCCAGTTAGCTGTTTAACACAGTATCAAGTATGGAGTAATAATTGTTGTTGGTCTCGTTCTGCCGGCCTTCAGCTTCAATTTTTCTCTTTATCTTCGGCTCACGTTAGTGCAACATTAACTTGTATTGTCTGCATACCTAGTGTAGGTTACAAACATAGAGTATGACGAACACAAAGGGAGGATAGGAATTGGTCGTCTTCATGCTGGCGCTCTTCAGAGAGGACTGGATGTTAAGGTAAGCTTAGGAATATGTGTTATCGTTTTATCCCAAATTATGTCAATTTATGTTATCTTGTGGGTTACTCTATAGTCCATTTATTTTTCCAATGATTTGTATCTCATTGATGtttgttgttttatgtttgcTTTGTTAATAGTTGTTTATAGGTTTGCTGTCAAGTGCCGACAATAGTCTGAACCCCATGTCTGTTATTCTATCGTGACCATATACAGCACAATCCATCCATCACATTTATTTTATGCATCTTTTGTGCAATTTTCAGTATTTCCTGATACATTATGTGACTGTTTTTTTTAGCTCAGAAGACCAAAAGGCTCCTTTTCCAGTTTAAGAATTGTTCCCTTTCTAATCTATTTTGTAATTACTTGAAAAGATGACATCTCTCTGTGTTTGCATGTGCTATTTATGGTTAATGTGAGGTCTCATTACTCCCATCCGTTTCTATTTCTTTGTCTTCTTTCAGGAAATCAAATATATAGCTATAGGAAAACTTTATCTACTGTGATTAGTCATATGGCAGACCCATATAAAGTTCTGGTTATTGCtgataaaaattcaaattttagaAAATGGAACATGATCATGTAAGTGGATCTAGTAGTTTGAGTTGCTGATGACATAACTCCCATGCTAAATTAATTTGAGGCTACATGTATAATATCAGCCCACACTATATTGCGTCAGTTATCGAGATCCTAAAGGTTATTGTGACAGTGTTTCGAGGCGGTACCAGTCAAATTTACAGTGCAATAATCCTGATCACACCGCAATGATCAATTTCGAAATCTAGTCTTAAATGTCAAATCGATATTTAATTGCACTGCTTGTTTGACTCTGTTTTCAACTTTTAATAGCTCATATCGTTTTTCTCTCATAATTTTCTACCTTTGTTCATTAGGTTTGATAAGTCAGATATCGTTTAgtcttgactttttttttttttctgtcgtgtattttattttttttgtcggATAACCTGAAGTTCagcttttattgtttgtttaagaTATGCACATCCGAAGATGCCTGCAGATACGGAAGGATCGGCGAGCTTTTTGTGTATGAGAAATTCAATAGGGTTCCTGTGGCTTCAGTAGAAGCGGGAGATATCTGTGCTGTTTGTGGAATTGGCGATATTCAGGTGTGAATGCTATGTTTACTCTTTCATTATAAGGACGATTGCTTCAGCAAAATTGATTTTCTCTTGAGGCATAGTATTTTGACAGttaattttctgtttttttttttcccgtCATAGATCGGAGAGACAATTGCTGATAAAGCTCTTGGGACACCTTTACCTGCAATAAAAGTTGAGGAGCCAACTGTCAAAATGTCATTCTCAATCAACACTTCTCCCTTTGTTGGACGTGAGGTAATATATCTCGACTTTTTCTATATTTACGTATTTCTTCTTGATGTGGGTTGTCCCTATGAGTGAGCTAAACCCAAGTACACAACAATACTGTGCTGCTTGTTCATTTTCTGTTGGTTTATTCAAGTTAGTCTCAAATGAAAACCAGTACGTATGGTCAGAATATGCCTTTCCAATTTCCTTTTCCCCTTACCTTGGGGCCTTGTCAAGCTTGTTAAATAGATGAGAGCAATCAATGAGGCAATAATATATAAGTTTGCTATGATAGCTTTGTTGATGGGTTATTGCTCAACCTACTAGATTAAATGGCGATGAGTGAAGTTTATCATATTTTGACCTCTGTCCCTTCACTGATACAGTAGCTGTTGGTTTATTTATTGATGCATCTTCCCAGGGAAAATATGTAACCAGTAGAAACCTTAGAGACAGGCTTTACCGGGAGCTCGAGAGAAATTTGGCAATGAAGGTTGAAGATGGGGAAAGTTCTGATACATTCATTGTTAGTGGGCGAGGAACTTTACACATTACTATATTGATCGAGAACATGTAAGAATCATATTCTTGTTTTTTATATCCCATTTCATCTGTTAAATTTTTTGCTTAACTTCAATACTGTACTGTGCTATAGGAGAAGGGAAGGTTATGAGTTCATGGTTGGGCCTCCCAAAGTTATCAGTAAAAGGGTGGATGACAAGTTATACGAACCTTTTGAGGTAATCATCATGCGCTGGCCATCTTTTCTTCTAGGTTTTATTGCTATTGCCTAGTGAAATTAGTGGGGTTGATTGGGACTGTTCCCTCATATAGCAGAGGTAACTTTGTGAAGAATTTTGTGTATGAAATATGAATTATAAAAGTCAAGGGTTGTGCTCCATTATGTTTCTGGATTCATATTTCTGTGCCTAGAAGAAGAAATATTTCTAATCGTCTTCCTTTTCCCTCCTTTTAAGTTTGATTAGAAGGGTTGAGCTCCATTATGTACTATTCTGTGCAAAGTATTATATTGTCCCCGTTTAAGTGTAGGTTGTGTTATGGAAAAGTGATGAAGTAACATCATTACCCTTTTACTAAGAGGGAATTAGGACAATATATTTGGGATGAAATATTAGTAACTCGTAGAGGCAATAGGAGATGTTCGCTATTATATACTACTAGATTTTTCGGACAACCAAAAAGGAAATGGGTCTATATGACTAAGATGGAGGGAATAGTTCGGTGGAGCATATAAATTAGATACTCAAATTCCAGATGTTACTGTACTTTTTGATAGTTCGACTTACTTGCATCTACATTTGATCAAGAAGCACTCGATTTCGTATCAATAGTAGCATTTGTTTGCTCAAAGAAGTGTGCCTAGTTACTGCTGCATTCAGTAGAAATGTCTCAATGGCCTTAGAACCTTTGTAACTTCTCTCTTGCTTCATAGCAACGGTAATTCATTGTTAGTCTGTTACAGATTGCCACAGTGGAGGTACCTGAAGAGCATATGGGCCCGGTTGTTGAACTTCTTGGCAAAAGACGTGGACAGATGTTCAACATGGAAAATGTTGGGTATGTGAATGTTTTATTAGTTGTCCTATCTGTAGCAATCTTCAGTTTACTGCTCGCCAATGATTATGATTGCACTGTCATTCATGGCCATGTATTTTTTGATTACAAAGACCTGCTGTTAGTAGCCTGTTTGTTTGCTTATGTTGCAGTCAGGTCTCTTTAATAATTTGTACACTACTATTCACCATAAACTCTTATTTGCTTCAGATCTGAAGGAACAACAGTCGTTAATTATAAAATACCCACCCGTGGCCTTCTGGGTTTGAGAAATGCGATTTTAACTGCTTCACGAGGCACTGCAATCCTGAATACTATATTTGATAGTTATGGACCCTGGGCGGGTGACATCAATACTCGCGATCAAGGTTCACTGGTAAGTTATGTTTTTGGAACTTTGGATAATGTTTAGATATCTTCTgaataataataaaacatggaGCATACTTTTTCTTTTGCCATTCTTTGTCCTGTTTTACTTTTAAATTTGGATGTCTAGTTTGATCAACGTCCAATAAATTTCGATGTGTTAGGTTGCTTTTGAGGATGGTACTTCAACATCTTATGCGCTTGCTAGTTCACAAGATAGAGGTAAAATGTTCATTGCTCCTGGAGTAGATGTTTACAAAGGCCAGATTGTTGGCATTCATCAGAGGCCTGGTGACCTATCCTTGAATGTCTGCAAGAAGAAGGCTGCAACAAACGTCCGCTCAAACAAAGAACAGACAGGTAAAGAGATGGGAGTTTCTTCTTGTTTTCTGTGTTTTGGGGAAACCCTGTAGGCATTGTTACTCATATTTCATGTAGGATCATGAGAGTAGTTCCCTTAATTTTATTTATGCTGGCTATCTGTATGTGCAGTCGTTCTTGATACACCTCTGGATTATAGTCTTGATGACTGCATTGAGTACATTCAAGAGGATGAACTTGTAGAGGTCACCCCGTCAAGCATCAGAATGTGCAAGAACCCAAAATTGGCAAAGAAAGGCAGAGGAAACAACTAGATTCAAATGGTGATGTACATGTTCGTTTTCTCCAAAAATGAAGAGGAGGTTTTGATCACTTCACATCAAATTTATAGTTTACATAGTTATTTCAGGTCGTCTCATTATAGGGGTAACATTGGTTGGCCTTGGCTATTTATACGGTATAGGGGAAAAGGGCATCATATTACATGGTAAGTTGGTAACAGCACACACACCTATACCGCTGTTTTAGGCCATGTGTATATGAATGCAATTTCCATGATAGTAATACTGAGAGACTGAAGACTTCTTGCAACCGTAATTGATTCGTGAATTTGAGGCGAAATACATGGCCCGGGGCTGGCGTGCATTGTTATTGATTGTCTGGGATTGCAAAGTGGAGTGTTGTTTACACTCTTCACTGATGTGCCTCCCTTGTGCTCGTAGTACGATTGTTACTGTATCTATTATCCTTCATATACTCAATTGAAACTGAAGATCACCCAAATATTACTATTACATTCCATTTGTATTTTTTGATTGGCgtagtattttattttaaaattctCTGATTTTTCATGTTTTCAGTTTATTCCTCGGACAATCATACTCGATCTTTTTCAATCACTTTttaacagtacattgttttcggAATACTCTTCTCGTACTCGGTTTTACAGAGTAAGGGCCAAGGGGTACATTTTTCCGGTATATTGCAAGTTGTAATCCctgtcactttttttttttttttggttcctTGAAATTTAGAGGAATGTTCCGATTCTAGATCCAATGACCTTTAATTGGTTATGGTATGTGTGGGTGTAAGTGTGTAGCATTGACAATATTGGCAGCTCAACTACTCGTTTCACTTATTACTCATTTCTAATACTTTGACCACATCCGTTGACAATTTCCAACTGAATAACTAAACTATTCATAATAAACTTCTAACATCTCAATCAGATTCGAGATCATCTTAATAAGTTTAAGAAAACTTATTTCCCTACTATAGGGTTCATTTATTATTTCCCTACTATAgggttcatttattattattattattattattattattattattattattattattattattattattattattattattattattattattattatatgtcaGTTTTAAGCAAGACTAACTCGAACTTTTAACATTCAAGCATTTTCGACGGTTTCTTACCACCTCTTTTACAAACATTTTTAAAAAACTTCTCAATCCCATTAACTGAAAATTTTAAAGCAAAACTAACTCCTATTTTTAATACTAATTGGACAATTTTTTGTTGGGATTATGATCAGATACAACGTTTTAAAACAAAAATATGCAAAAACGCCCATTTTAGATTTTTTATTACAAACAATTTTACGAAATACTTCTCAAACCTAATAACCAAAAAAATAAAGTCAAATATTACCAACATATTAATCTACCATAAAACGATATTTATTAATTTTTCTAGATAATTTGGACAAAATcccattaattaattaatatttatttCCTAACAGAAAAGTCAGAAAAAGAAGGGGGTGGCGGTAGAGGAATTGCAAGGACAAAGAAGGTTGGCTTTGACCTTGTCATGCATGTATCCTGAGTTGCTCCTTCTCCTTCACATTTTCTACATGATTTTTTTGACATTTATATACACATTTCATACACCCTCTTTTATGATCATGCTTTCAtaattttcttccttttttcttcAAAATCTATCTCTACAAAATCCCAAGAATCTCGGTTTCCTTTTATTTCATATTGTAAAGATTTCAAATAAACCTTCTTTCTTTGTACAAAAATTCTGTcattttttgtttaaaatttgtaTGATTTTGACCTTTTCTTGTACATAGTCTCGTTCATCGtttcattttgatcatttttTCCTTGGAGGGTTTCGCCTTTTGGTGTCTTATAGGATCATCACAAGGCGACTTTTCATATTGGATTACATATTTGTACAAAAATATTCATATTGTTCTTGAGTTGTACATTGGTTTGGGTTGTAAATGGGGAATTGTTGTGTAACGCCTCGTGTTGACGGGGTTGATCAtaagaaggggaagaagaagaggaaccCATTTGCGCCAGATGATAGTAGCAGAAATGGCAATGGAAATGGGAAACTGGTAGTGTTAAAAGACCCCACAGGACACGAGATAGAGGAGaggtatgaactaggaggagagTTGGGACGAGGGGAGTTCGGAGTAACGTATTTGTGTACTGATAAAATGAGTGGAGAGGTTTACGCGTGTAAGAAGATATCGAAGAATAAGCTAAAGACTGACATTGACATTGATGATGTAAGAAGAGAGGTTGATATCATGAGGCGCATGCCTAAACATCCTAATATCGTCACCCTTAAGGATACATATGAAGACGATTTTGCTGTTCATTTGGTTATGGAGTTGTGTGAGGGTGGTGAGTTGTTTGATCGCATTGTCGCTCGAGGTCATTACACTGAGAGGGCTGCTGCTACTGTCATGCGCACCATTGTTCAAGTTGTTCAGGTTTCCCTTCTTCGCTTTCTTCTCTCGTTTCTCATTTCATTTGGTTGTAGAAAATTAGACAAACTTTTATTGATGTTTCTGTTAGGCCTACGATTATCAGtttaagcttttggttgagatgatttTTGTATGAAAGCCTGACGACCTTGAGGCCCGAGTTCCCAAAGGACATTTGAGTGATTGGGCCTCAATCATCAGCTTAACCTTCTGCGCATAGAGTTGTGGCTTCATGTTTCTGTATCTACTGTAATAATCGTAATTCCTTGGGTATTGCAGATGTGTCATGAGCACGGAGTGATGCATCGGGACCTGAAACCAGAGAATTTCCTTTTTGCAAATAAGAAGGAAGCTGCGCCTCTGAAAGCAATTGATTTTGGGCTATCGATATTCTTCAGTCCAGGGGAAAGGTTTAATGAAATAGTTGGTAGTCCATACTACATGGCCCCTGAAGTTCTTAAGAGAAATTATGGACCTGAAGTCGATATATGGAGTGCTGGTGTAATCCTCTACATCTTGTTGTGTGGTGTCCCTCCTTTTTGGGCAGAAACTGAAAAAGGAGTCGCACAGGCGATTATTAGGTCTGTTTTGGATTTCAAACGAGAACCCTGGCCTAGAGTTTCTGACAATGCTAAAGATCTTGTAAGAAAGATGCTTGATCCTGATCCTGTCCGTCGTTATACTGCCCAGCAGGTGCTAGGTAATGTCTAGTCTActgtctgtttttttttttttttgaggggtaCTGTCTGTTTCTTTTGAATGAACATGTAAATTCTTTAGCACACCTGGATTAAATCAATGGAGTATTATTTTTCATACAGATCACCCTTGGTTAATGAACTCGAAAAAGGCTCCAGATGTTTCGTTGGGTGAAGCAGTGAAAGCTAGGCTGAGACAATTCTCTGTGATGAACAAGCTTAAGAAAAGAGCTCTAAGGGTAATTCTTCAACTATCTGAAATTCTGAATAATATGTCGTGTTTTGTGATGGGGGTTGCGAATTACGATCCTATCTTGTAAATAACTAACTGTGAATGAATACAGGTCATTGCTGAACATCTGTCAAAGGAAGAAGTTGCAGGAATTAACGAAAAATTTGCATTGATGGACACTGGTAAAAGAGGCAAAATTGACATAGAAGAGTTGAAAGCCGGGTTGCATAAGCTTGGTCACCCTATTTCAGAAGCGGATGTCCAGATTCTAATGGAAGCTGTAAGTAGTTTAAAGAGCCCTATCGAGCATTTCACTATTTCAAGTTCATTAATATAAGTcttgttttaacaaaataatacGCGGATACAGGGTGACGTGAACAAGGACGGATACCTAGACTCTAAAGAGTTTGTAGCAATTTCTGTTCATTTAAAAAAGATGGATGGCGATGAGTACCTGCGCAAAGCTTTTTCATTCTTCGATCAAAATGGAAATGGGTATATAGAAATTGAAGAGTTGAGGGATGCTCTAGATGATGAACTCGAGATTAACAACGAGGAAGTCATAAACGCCATCATGCATGATGTCGACACAGATAAGGTCAGTTAGACAGTCACTATGTCTCTCTTCTTGTAAGCTGTTATAGAAAGGGGAGTATTACTACAGAACACACTAATAAATGTTTTTGGAATATGCAGGATGGCAGAATAAGTTACGAGGAATTTGCAGCAATGATGAAGGCCGGAACAGATTGGAGGAAAGCATCAAGACAATACTCACGAGACCGTTTTAACAGTCTAAGCTTGAAATTGATGAAAGACGGTTCCCTACAGTCAGCGAATGAAGGAAGATGAGTACACTGTTGCTGTTCGCAAACTTGTTTGATTTTACATATCTTTGGTTCATTTTTATGAATTTGAATCTCCCCTCTATCACCATCATCTCATTGTTACATACTTCAGTCCCGTGTCAATTTTACATGGAGGTTGAGGGAAGAAAGAAGAGTTGTTCCATTTGTGGCTGTAAATAGGTA from Silene latifolia isolate original U9 population chromosome 5, ASM4854445v1, whole genome shotgun sequence encodes the following:
- the LOC141657222 gene encoding calcium-dependent protein kinase 32, giving the protein MGNCCVTPRVDGVDHKKGKKKRNPFAPDDSSRNGNGNGKLVVLKDPTGHEIEERYELGGELGRGEFGVTYLCTDKMSGEVYACKKISKNKLKTDIDIDDVRREVDIMRRMPKHPNIVTLKDTYEDDFAVHLVMELCEGGELFDRIVARGHYTERAAATVMRTIVQVVQMCHEHGVMHRDLKPENFLFANKKEAAPLKAIDFGLSIFFSPGERFNEIVGSPYYMAPEVLKRNYGPEVDIWSAGVILYILLCGVPPFWAETEKGVAQAIIRSVLDFKREPWPRVSDNAKDLVRKMLDPDPVRRYTAQQVLDHPWLMNSKKAPDVSLGEAVKARLRQFSVMNKLKKRALRVIAEHLSKEEVAGINEKFALMDTGKRGKIDIEELKAGLHKLGHPISEADVQILMEAGDVNKDGYLDSKEFVAISVHLKKMDGDEYLRKAFSFFDQNGNGYIEIEELRDALDDELEINNEEVINAIMHDVDTDKDGRISYEEFAAMMKAGTDWRKASRQYSRDRFNSLSLKLMKDGSLQSANEGR
- the LOC141657221 gene encoding putative elongation factor TypA-like SVR3, chloroplastic → MESVMSVCNSSSSSTLAFSLNNTRRNPITSIPVPKLASLGSASAFPASTFTISTSHRRPRPVKTLHCSLSGATAASPYEKKSQLLRRNDVRNIAIVAHVDHGKTTLVDAMLKQAKVFRDNQFVQERIMDSNDLERERGITILSKNTSITFKDTKINIIDTPGHSDFGGEVERILNMVEGVLLVVDSVEGPMPQTRFVLKKALEFGLAVVVVVNKIDRPSARPDFVINSTFELFIELNANDEQCDFQVIYASGIHGKAGLSHDKLADDLGPLFETIVRCIPGPRIEAGPLQMLVTNIEYDEHKGRIGIGRLHAGALQRGLDVKICTSEDACRYGRIGELFVYEKFNRVPVASVEAGDICAVCGIGDIQIGETIADKALGTPLPAIKVEEPTVKMSFSINTSPFVGREGKYVTSRNLRDRLYRELERNLAMKVEDGESSDTFIVSGRGTLHITILIENMRREGYEFMVGPPKVISKRVDDKLYEPFEIATVEVPEEHMGPVVELLGKRRGQMFNMENVGSEGTTVVNYKIPTRGLLGLRNAILTASRGTAILNTIFDSYGPWAGDINTRDQGSLVAFEDGTSTSYALASSQDRGKMFIAPGVDVYKGQIVGIHQRPGDLSLNVCKKKAATNVRSNKEQTVVLDTPLDYSLDDCIEYIQEDELVEVTPSSIRMCKNPKLAKKGRGNN